The proteins below are encoded in one region of Saccopteryx leptura isolate mSacLep1 chromosome 1, mSacLep1_pri_phased_curated, whole genome shotgun sequence:
- the C1H12orf57 gene encoding protein C10, which translates to MASASAQPAALSAEQAKVVLAEVIQAFSAPENAVRMDEARDNACNDMGKMLQFVLPVATQIQQEVIKAYGFSCDGEGVLKFARLVKSYEAQDPEIASLSGKLKALFLPPMTLPPHGPASGGSVAAS; encoded by the exons ATGGCGTCCGCCTCGGCCCAACCTGCGGCCCTGAGCGCCGAACAGGCCAAGG TGGTCCTGGCTGAGGTGATCCAGGCGTTCTCCGCCCCGGAGAACGCCGTACGCATGGATGAGGCTCGGGACAACGCGTGCAACGACATGGGCAAGATGCTGCAATTCGTGCTGCCCGTGGCCACACAGATTCAGCAAGAGGTTATCAAAGCCTATGGCTTCAGCTGCGATGGGGAAG GTGTACTTAAGTTTGCCCGCTTGGTCAAGTCTTACGAAGCCCAGGATCCTGAGATTGCCAGCCTGTCCGGGAAGCTGAAGGCACTGTTCCTGCCGCCCATGACACTGCCGCCCCATGGGCCTGCTTCAGGTGGCAGTGTAGCTGCCTCCTGA